The proteins below are encoded in one region of Planctopirus limnophila DSM 3776:
- the cphA gene encoding cyanophycin synthetase — translation MQIRSVRALRGPNIWSRQPCLEALVDLGPLKDLSSELIPGFNDRLMSWLPGMIEHRCSVGERGGFFVRLRRGTYLAHILEHVTLELQTMAGTNVGFGRARETSEEGVYKVAIRYAEESVGRAALEVAHRLCLAAVYDQPFDIQAETIRLRELADRVCLGPSTQAIVSAALARNIPYRRLNTGSLVQLGQGFRQRRIWTAETDSTSAIAESIAQDKDLTKSMLRAAGVPVPEGREVKDPGDAWEASQEIEGPIVVKPIDANHGRGVCMNLETEEEIRDAFVVASQEGSGVIVERFAPGSEHRLLVVGDRLVAASRGDAAKIEGDGEHNVAELIQRQVNSDPRRGDDEIFPLSTVRLDDGVVLLELKRQGYTPESIPPAGAVVIVRRNDNLSIDVTDEVHPRNAEHAVMAARIVGLDIAGVDIVTEDISQPLEEQGGAIVEVNAGPGLLMHLRPAVGKPRPVGEAILERLFPPGTSGRIPLVCVTGVNGKTTTSRLVASILRQAGIKVGVATSDGIVVEDRVIELGDCAGPKSARAVLLNPTVEAAVLEAGRGGILREGLGFDKCDVAVVTNLSEPDHLGEYDIHTVEKMYSVKRTPVDVVMPGGFAVLNAADPWVAKMSTLSAGGVIFFARDERQPVLSQHRSEGKKVVFVRDGWIVAGDGGLSSQIVRLADVPCTHGGRIGFQIDNVLAATAAAWGLKIPFSAIAAGLQHFQGNLADDPGRFNVFQLGGKTLIVVDARNPSALKATIAGLEAFSSQRKLVVYAAENDRIHSDITQQGELLAEHFQNFYLYHLPGCATTGADAPRELLLASIRATADSEKLCVNLEEDWQKAVDAAWHDFREGDVLLIQAGAISATIRKVQQLLGLELVSKA, via the coding sequence ATGCAGATTCGGAGTGTCCGCGCCCTTCGTGGACCGAATATCTGGTCGCGTCAACCATGTTTAGAAGCTCTGGTCGATCTGGGGCCGCTGAAGGATCTTTCGTCGGAGCTGATTCCCGGCTTCAATGATCGACTCATGAGCTGGCTCCCGGGCATGATCGAGCATCGCTGCAGTGTCGGCGAACGGGGTGGTTTCTTTGTGAGGCTCAGGCGGGGAACTTATCTCGCACACATCCTGGAGCATGTGACTCTCGAACTCCAGACAATGGCTGGCACCAATGTGGGCTTTGGCAGAGCTCGCGAAACATCCGAAGAGGGTGTCTACAAAGTCGCCATTCGATACGCCGAAGAATCGGTGGGCCGGGCGGCTCTGGAAGTCGCTCATCGATTATGCCTTGCCGCCGTTTACGACCAGCCTTTCGACATCCAGGCTGAAACGATTCGACTCAGGGAACTGGCCGATCGTGTTTGCCTTGGGCCAAGTACACAGGCGATTGTTTCCGCCGCTCTCGCCAGGAACATTCCTTACCGACGATTGAACACAGGGAGTCTGGTGCAACTGGGGCAGGGCTTTCGCCAGAGAAGAATCTGGACAGCTGAAACTGATAGCACGAGTGCGATTGCCGAATCGATTGCCCAGGATAAAGACCTGACGAAATCGATGCTCCGCGCTGCCGGTGTTCCTGTTCCGGAAGGTCGCGAGGTCAAAGACCCCGGCGATGCGTGGGAAGCTTCTCAGGAGATTGAGGGGCCCATTGTTGTTAAGCCGATTGACGCCAATCATGGTCGTGGCGTGTGCATGAATCTCGAAACGGAAGAAGAGATCCGTGATGCCTTCGTGGTAGCTTCCCAGGAGGGAAGTGGTGTGATTGTGGAGCGTTTTGCTCCAGGATCAGAGCATCGCCTGCTGGTGGTCGGCGACAGGCTGGTGGCCGCCTCTCGGGGAGATGCCGCCAAGATCGAGGGTGACGGTGAGCACAACGTCGCGGAATTGATTCAACGGCAGGTGAACAGCGATCCTCGCCGGGGCGATGATGAGATTTTTCCATTGAGTACTGTCCGCCTTGATGACGGCGTGGTCTTGCTCGAACTGAAGCGGCAAGGTTACACCCCGGAGTCGATTCCTCCCGCTGGTGCGGTTGTCATTGTTCGTCGGAATGACAATTTGTCGATCGACGTAACTGATGAAGTTCATCCGCGCAACGCCGAGCATGCGGTGATGGCGGCTCGGATCGTAGGATTGGATATCGCTGGTGTCGATATTGTTACAGAAGACATTTCCCAGCCTCTGGAGGAGCAGGGTGGGGCGATTGTCGAAGTGAATGCCGGGCCGGGATTATTGATGCATCTGCGGCCCGCCGTCGGGAAACCTCGCCCCGTGGGAGAAGCCATTCTTGAGCGACTCTTTCCACCGGGAACTTCTGGCCGCATTCCTCTGGTTTGCGTGACGGGCGTGAACGGAAAAACGACCACCAGTCGGCTCGTCGCCAGCATTCTCCGTCAGGCAGGAATCAAGGTCGGCGTGGCCACCAGTGACGGAATTGTCGTGGAAGATCGCGTGATTGAGCTGGGCGATTGTGCAGGGCCCAAGAGTGCGCGGGCCGTGCTGCTGAATCCCACCGTCGAGGCTGCGGTCCTCGAAGCGGGCCGTGGCGGAATTCTCCGCGAAGGGCTAGGGTTCGACAAGTGCGATGTGGCTGTCGTCACGAACCTGTCTGAGCCGGATCATCTGGGTGAATACGATATTCATACTGTGGAAAAGATGTATTCGGTGAAGCGAACGCCGGTTGATGTGGTGATGCCGGGTGGCTTCGCAGTCCTGAATGCGGCCGATCCCTGGGTGGCAAAGATGTCCACACTTTCTGCGGGCGGGGTGATTTTCTTTGCCCGTGATGAGCGTCAGCCTGTGCTTTCGCAGCATCGCAGTGAAGGTAAGAAAGTGGTTTTCGTACGCGACGGCTGGATTGTCGCGGGTGATGGCGGGCTCTCGTCGCAAATTGTCCGTCTGGCAGATGTTCCCTGTACCCATGGCGGACGGATCGGCTTTCAGATTGATAACGTACTGGCTGCGACTGCCGCCGCCTGGGGACTCAAGATTCCGTTCTCGGCAATCGCCGCTGGATTGCAGCACTTCCAGGGAAATCTGGCAGACGATCCGGGCCGGTTCAACGTTTTTCAATTGGGTGGAAAAACGCTGATTGTCGTCGATGCCCGGAATCCGTCAGCCCTTAAAGCCACGATTGCCGGCTTGGAGGCCTTCTCGAGCCAGCGAAAGTTGGTGGTTTACGCTGCGGAAAACGATCGAATCCACAGCGATATCACGCAACAGGGAGAGTTGCTCGCAGAGCATTTCCAGAATTTTTACTTGTATCATTTGCCAGGCTGTGCCACGACGGGTGCGGATGCACCAAGAGAACTTCTGCTCGCTTCAATTCGTGCAACCGCTGATTCAGAAAAGCTTTGCGTGAATCTGGAAGAGGATTGGCAAAAGGCGGTCGATGCTGCCTGGCACGATTTTCGCGAGGGAGATGTCCTGTTGATTCAGGCTGGGGCGATTTCTGCCACTATTCGTAAGGTTCAGCAGCTTCTAGGGTTAGAGCTTGTCAGTAAAGCGTAG
- the cphA gene encoding cyanophycin synthetase, whose protein sequence is MELANVRALRGPNVWSQLTVIEATLDLRQVTMQFPLELAKFRGQLTEMAAFLAQEDETEVFSQTQQDRSILLGVAEVVVRLVVGLQNAAGSLVTLGRVVETRETGLFRIAFEYCEEDVGRQALKDALRLSRHALALENLLPGHAPELAMSAAEMVDELRTLDQQIRLGPSTNSIVMAAVARGIPFRRLNTRSLVQLGYGCKQHRILAAETDRTSAVAEAIVQDKELTKNLLEAVGVPVPKGRQVVDAEDAWAAALEIGLPVVIKPKDGNQGRGVAVNLSSKEQVFSAFAAAREEGREILVEKFAPGSDYRLLIIGYKLVAAARREPPQVVGDGRHTIRELVREVNLDPRRGEDHATPLSKIPLDDIACAVLADQGLIPDSVPAAGQLVLLRRNANLSTGGSAADVTELVHPEVAARVIDAVRMVGLDIAGVDVVASDISRPLEQQGGVIVEINAAPGLRMHLQPSSGQPRPVGEAIVNTMFPPGDDGRVPIVSVTGTNGKTTTTRLMAHIFRQQGKCVGMTCTDGVYIDDRRIDTGDCSGPRSARTVLSNPTVEAAVLETARGGILREGLGFDRCHVAIVTNIGEGDHLGMAGIETAEQLGRVKRVIVENVSPDGHAVLNAEDPITLAMADYCPGKVILFARSGDHPAVKSHLAKGGKAVYTQQNWLIAAEGSWSARVASLNNVPLTFSGLIGFQVDNTMASMAAAWALGIPFETIRSALETFSSDIRKAPARFNVLEAAGATLIIDYGHNSSAIVALLDAINQLPHGRRRIVYTAAGDRRDEDIVRQAQLIASGFDEIVIYEDQCTRGRADGEVIRLMRQGLSQGGRLSSILETRGEMVAIEMCLQRMEPGDLVLIQADQVDEAIQFVQTYISKLPLAVATQANPHRSRKSFEEE, encoded by the coding sequence ATGGAGTTGGCGAATGTCCGCGCGTTGCGTGGGCCGAATGTCTGGTCTCAATTGACCGTCATAGAAGCCACCCTGGATTTGCGTCAGGTGACCATGCAGTTTCCCCTGGAACTGGCCAAGTTCCGCGGACAACTGACAGAGATGGCGGCCTTTCTCGCACAGGAAGATGAAACCGAAGTCTTCAGCCAGACACAACAGGATCGCTCGATCCTGCTGGGAGTCGCTGAGGTTGTGGTACGACTGGTGGTGGGCTTGCAGAATGCGGCGGGTTCACTCGTCACGCTGGGGCGCGTTGTCGAAACCAGAGAGACTGGCTTATTTCGCATTGCCTTTGAGTATTGCGAAGAAGATGTGGGCCGGCAGGCATTGAAGGACGCTTTGCGTTTGTCCCGTCATGCCCTCGCACTGGAGAATCTGCTTCCCGGGCACGCTCCTGAGCTGGCGATGTCTGCTGCGGAAATGGTTGACGAACTGCGGACACTCGACCAGCAGATTCGACTCGGGCCAAGTACCAATTCGATCGTCATGGCGGCTGTGGCTCGTGGCATCCCTTTCCGCCGCTTGAATACCCGCAGTCTGGTTCAGTTAGGCTATGGTTGCAAACAGCATCGCATACTCGCGGCTGAAACAGATCGCACCAGTGCTGTGGCTGAGGCGATCGTTCAGGACAAAGAACTGACGAAGAACCTTCTGGAGGCGGTGGGCGTCCCTGTCCCTAAAGGGCGGCAGGTCGTGGATGCCGAAGATGCCTGGGCTGCCGCTCTCGAAATCGGTCTGCCCGTGGTCATCAAACCTAAAGATGGCAACCAGGGCCGGGGAGTTGCGGTTAACCTGTCTTCCAAAGAGCAGGTCTTCTCTGCCTTTGCTGCAGCTCGGGAAGAAGGACGCGAGATTCTCGTCGAGAAGTTTGCTCCCGGTTCGGATTATCGACTGCTGATTATCGGCTACAAACTGGTGGCTGCTGCTCGCCGTGAACCTCCACAAGTCGTGGGGGATGGGCGTCACACCATTCGCGAACTGGTTCGTGAGGTCAATCTCGATCCGCGCCGTGGTGAAGATCACGCCACGCCGCTCAGCAAGATTCCGCTCGATGATATCGCCTGTGCTGTGCTGGCTGATCAGGGATTGATTCCCGATTCCGTTCCCGCTGCAGGCCAACTGGTGCTGTTGCGGCGTAATGCCAATCTCAGTACCGGTGGCAGCGCTGCTGATGTGACTGAGTTAGTCCATCCGGAAGTCGCTGCACGAGTGATTGATGCCGTCCGCATGGTGGGCCTCGATATTGCCGGTGTCGATGTGGTGGCCAGTGACATCAGTCGGCCGCTCGAGCAGCAGGGCGGTGTGATTGTCGAGATCAACGCCGCTCCGGGACTGCGGATGCATCTCCAGCCTTCCTCCGGTCAACCTCGTCCGGTGGGTGAAGCAATTGTAAATACCATGTTCCCTCCCGGCGACGATGGTCGTGTACCCATCGTGTCAGTGACGGGAACGAATGGAAAAACGACCACGACACGCCTCATGGCACATATCTTCCGTCAGCAGGGTAAATGCGTCGGCATGACCTGCACCGATGGTGTCTACATCGATGATCGTCGCATTGATACGGGCGATTGCAGTGGCCCGCGCAGTGCTCGAACTGTTCTTTCAAACCCCACTGTCGAAGCGGCTGTGCTCGAAACCGCCCGTGGTGGAATTCTGCGCGAAGGGCTCGGCTTTGACCGCTGCCATGTCGCCATTGTGACCAATATTGGGGAAGGCGATCATCTCGGGATGGCTGGCATTGAGACAGCCGAACAACTTGGACGCGTCAAGCGTGTGATTGTCGAGAACGTATCACCCGATGGTCATGCCGTCCTGAATGCCGAAGATCCCATCACTCTTGCCATGGCTGATTATTGCCCCGGGAAAGTGATTCTCTTTGCCCGCTCAGGTGATCATCCTGCAGTCAAGTCGCATCTGGCCAAAGGCGGTAAAGCCGTCTATACCCAGCAGAACTGGCTCATAGCAGCCGAAGGAAGCTGGAGTGCGCGAGTGGCGTCGCTCAATAATGTCCCGCTGACATTCTCGGGGCTGATTGGTTTTCAGGTCGATAACACCATGGCTTCGATGGCTGCGGCCTGGGCCCTGGGCATTCCCTTCGAAACGATCCGTTCGGCACTCGAGACGTTCAGCAGTGATATCCGCAAGGCACCGGCCCGGTTTAATGTGCTGGAAGCGGCTGGAGCCACGCTGATTATCGATTATGGCCACAATTCATCGGCGATTGTCGCCTTACTCGATGCGATCAACCAGTTGCCACATGGCCGCCGCCGGATTGTTTATACGGCTGCAGGCGATCGCCGCGATGAAGATATCGTGCGACAGGCGCAGCTCATTGCCAGTGGCTTTGATGAGATCGTGATCTACGAGGATCAATGCACGCGCGGCCGGGCGGATGGCGAAGTCATCCGACTGATGCGGCAAGGCCTCTCTCAAGGGGGTAGGCTTTCAAGTATCCTCGAAACGCGTGGTGAAATGGTTGCGATTGAAATGTGCCTCCAGCGGATGGAACCCGGCGATCTGGTACTCATTCAGGCTGACCAGGTCGACGAGGCCATTCAGTTCGTTCAAACCTACATCTCGAAACTCCCACTGGCGGTTGCCACTCAGGCAAATCCCCATCGTTCGAGGAAGTCGTTCGAGGAAGAATAG
- a CDS encoding Nif3-like dinuclear metal center hexameric protein — protein sequence MTVPTVRHVIEVLEQIASPYLAASWDNTGLLLGSPEMDAGRILTCLSLTSDVAQEAIETNAQLIVTHHPVLFKPVQKLTTQSVEGAFLWKLARAGISVYSPHTAWDDAPTGINQQLAERLGLHAIQPLRVKPLSAALKIVTFVPENSLEIVAEAIWQAGAGTIGEYSRCSFFHAGTGTFQGSAATNPTVGTAGVFERAPEFRLEILCPKNRLEAALKALRAAHPYEEPAIDVIPLEPSSGSWGSGRRGVLHQPETLKAFAERCRDVLQSGHVMVVGDAERLVTTVAIACGAAGEYLSDARRAGCDLFLTGEARFHTALEAREHRTGLVLAGHFATERFAMEALANRLQQEFPEANVSASQVEQDPIWFC from the coding sequence ATGACTGTACCCACCGTGCGGCACGTTATTGAAGTGCTTGAACAGATCGCAAGCCCTTACCTGGCTGCCAGTTGGGACAACACAGGCCTGTTGCTCGGCAGCCCCGAGATGGATGCCGGCAGAATTTTGACTTGTCTCTCGCTCACCAGCGATGTCGCTCAAGAAGCCATCGAAACAAATGCGCAATTGATTGTGACGCATCATCCGGTGCTCTTTAAACCCGTTCAGAAACTGACGACACAATCGGTGGAAGGAGCATTCCTCTGGAAACTGGCCCGAGCCGGAATTTCCGTCTATTCACCACATACGGCATGGGATGACGCACCGACTGGTATCAATCAGCAATTGGCCGAACGGCTGGGACTTCACGCCATTCAGCCATTGCGTGTCAAACCCCTCTCTGCTGCACTCAAAATTGTGACTTTTGTCCCCGAAAACTCATTGGAAATCGTGGCGGAAGCGATCTGGCAAGCCGGTGCGGGCACGATTGGAGAGTACAGTCGGTGCAGTTTCTTCCATGCCGGGACCGGGACCTTCCAAGGGTCTGCAGCTACGAATCCCACAGTGGGAACAGCCGGAGTTTTTGAGAGAGCTCCGGAGTTTCGCCTGGAGATTCTCTGCCCGAAAAATCGATTGGAGGCTGCACTCAAGGCACTTCGAGCCGCTCATCCTTACGAAGAACCTGCCATTGATGTGATCCCATTAGAACCTTCGAGCGGTTCCTGGGGCAGCGGCCGTCGCGGAGTCTTGCATCAGCCTGAAACATTGAAGGCCTTTGCCGAGCGTTGCCGGGACGTGTTGCAATCCGGGCACGTCATGGTGGTGGGGGATGCCGAACGCCTCGTGACAACCGTCGCTATTGCCTGTGGCGCAGCGGGTGAGTATCTGAGCGATGCCCGGCGGGCCGGCTGCGATCTCTTCCTCACGGGGGAAGCACGCTTCCACACCGCACTGGAAGCTCGCGAACATCGCACAGGGCTGGTACTGGCTGGTCATTTCGCCACCGAGCGATTTGCCATGGAAGCCCTGGCGAACCGTCTGCAACAGGAGTTTCCTGAGGCGAACGTCTCCGCCAGTCAAGTGGAGCAAGACCCGATCTGGTTCTGCTGA